In Acidimicrobiales bacterium, the following proteins share a genomic window:
- a CDS encoding SDR family NAD(P)-dependent oxidoreductase has protein sequence MADLGYDGKVAIITGAGGGLGREHALLLASRGAQVVVNDLGGSVSGEGGGNEGPAHTTAKELEDLGGVAVADTNSVATPEGGEAIVQTALDAYGRVDIVINNAGILRDKTFHNMTPEFVDPVIDVHLKGAFNVTKPAWIKMREQGYGRIVNTSSNSGILGNFGQANYGAAKMGLVGLTRVLAAEGGKYNIKVNALAPVARTRMTEELLGPLADKLDPKLVSPIVAWLVHEDCPVSGEIYSAAGGRIARFFIGMTEGYYNADLSLEDVRDNFEQIRSEDGYTVPSGPGDEFTQLLKHFS, from the coding sequence ATGGCAGATCTCGGGTACGACGGCAAGGTTGCGATCATCACCGGAGCAGGCGGCGGGCTCGGGCGCGAGCACGCCCTCCTGCTCGCCTCTCGGGGCGCTCAGGTCGTGGTGAACGACCTCGGCGGCTCGGTCAGCGGAGAGGGCGGCGGCAACGAGGGCCCGGCCCACACCACGGCCAAGGAGCTGGAGGACCTCGGCGGCGTCGCCGTGGCCGACACCAACAGCGTGGCCACGCCCGAGGGCGGTGAGGCGATCGTGCAGACCGCCCTCGACGCCTACGGCCGGGTCGACATCGTGATCAACAACGCCGGCATCCTGCGCGACAAGACCTTCCACAACATGACGCCCGAGTTCGTCGACCCCGTGATCGACGTGCACCTCAAGGGGGCGTTCAACGTCACCAAGCCCGCCTGGATCAAGATGCGCGAGCAGGGCTACGGCCGCATCGTCAACACCTCCTCGAACTCGGGCATCCTCGGCAACTTCGGCCAGGCCAACTACGGCGCCGCCAAGATGGGCCTCGTCGGCCTCACCCGCGTGCTCGCCGCCGAGGGCGGCAAGTACAACATCAAGGTCAACGCCCTGGCACCGGTGGCCCGCACCCGCATGACCGAGGAGCTCCTCGGCCCGCTCGCCGACAAGCTCGACCCCAAGCTGGTGTCGCCCATCGTGGCGTGGCTCGTGCACGAGGACTGCCCCGTGAGCGGCGAGATCTACTCCGCTGCCGGCGGCCGCATCGCACGGTTCTTCATCGGCATGACCGAGGGCTACTACAACGCCGACCTGTCGCTCGAGGACGTCCGCGACAACTTCGAGCAGATCCGCTCCGAGGACGGCTACACCGTCCCCTCGGGCCCCGGCGACGAGTTCACCCAGCTGCTCAAGCACTTCTCCTGA